One window from the genome of Microbulbifer pacificus encodes:
- the metW gene encoding methionine biosynthesis protein MetW: MTRKDLEIIADWVAPNSRVLDLGCGDGELLVRLAQQKQVNGYGLEIDPLQIQKCVERGVNVVEQNLDKGLANFADQSFDTVVMTQALQTLRFPHLVVEEMLRVGRECIITFPNFGQWKARWHLAFSGRMPVSDLLPYEWYDTPNIHFCTFRDFEVLCREHNWEVLHRQVVSESAVSGVLKDFLPNLFGETAIYHLTR; encoded by the coding sequence ATGACACGCAAGGATCTTGAGATTATTGCCGACTGGGTCGCGCCAAATTCGCGAGTTCTGGATCTCGGTTGCGGTGACGGGGAGCTGCTGGTGCGGCTGGCGCAGCAGAAGCAGGTCAACGGGTACGGTCTGGAAATCGATCCGTTGCAGATCCAGAAATGCGTCGAGCGCGGCGTGAATGTGGTGGAGCAGAACCTGGATAAAGGACTCGCCAACTTTGCCGACCAGAGCTTTGACACCGTGGTGATGACCCAGGCGCTGCAAACGCTGCGTTTTCCCCACCTGGTCGTGGAGGAAATGCTGCGAGTAGGGCGTGAATGTATTATTACCTTCCCCAATTTCGGGCAGTGGAAAGCGCGCTGGCACCTGGCCTTTTCCGGCCGCATGCCGGTATCCGATTTATTACCTTACGAATGGTATGACACGCCCAATATTCATTTTTGTACTTTCAGGGACTTTGAAGTGTTGTGTCGCGAGCACAATTGGGAAGTTTTGCACCGGCAAGTGGTCTCTGAGTCCGCAGTTTCCGGTGTTTTGAAGGATTTCTTACCGAATCTGTTTGGCGAAACAGCGATTTACCATCTGACTCGCTAA
- a CDS encoding PilT/PilU family type 4a pilus ATPase: MEIERLLQLVTEKGASDLFITAGVPASIKLHGKIVPVSTTALTPEKARELVIGIMNERQKKEFIESKELNFAISVRNVGRFRVSAFFQRNLVGMVLRRIETKIPTIDGLGLPEQLKELAMTKRGLIIFVGATGTGKSTSLASMIGHRNEHSKGHIISIEDPIEFIHQHRGCIVTQREVGLDTDSFETALKNTLRQAPDVILIGEVRSRETMDHAIAFAETGHLCLCTLHANNANQALDRIIHFFPADRHQQLWMDLSLNLRAMVAQQLVPTPDGDGRRACLEIMINTPLMADLIRKGEVHKMKELMKRSTEQGMQTFDQALYELYDRGEITYEDALSHADSANDLRLMIKLKSESDAEYLNSAADELSLASDTESGGGPRIY, translated from the coding sequence ATGGAAATCGAACGACTCCTACAACTGGTGACTGAAAAAGGCGCATCCGACCTGTTCATCACCGCCGGTGTGCCCGCCTCCATCAAACTGCACGGCAAAATCGTTCCCGTCAGTACCACGGCCCTCACCCCGGAAAAAGCCCGCGAACTCGTCATCGGCATCATGAACGAGCGGCAGAAAAAAGAATTCATCGAAAGCAAAGAACTCAACTTCGCCATCTCCGTACGCAACGTCGGCCGTTTCCGGGTATCCGCCTTCTTCCAGCGCAACCTCGTCGGCATGGTCCTGCGTCGCATCGAAACCAAAATCCCGACAATTGACGGTCTCGGCCTGCCAGAACAGCTCAAAGAACTGGCCATGACCAAGCGCGGCCTCATCATCTTCGTGGGCGCCACCGGCACCGGTAAATCCACCTCCCTCGCCTCCATGATCGGCCACCGCAACGAGCACTCCAAGGGTCACATCATCTCCATCGAAGACCCCATCGAATTCATCCACCAGCACCGCGGCTGCATCGTCACCCAGCGCGAAGTGGGCCTCGATACCGACTCCTTCGAAACCGCGCTGAAAAACACCCTGCGTCAGGCCCCCGATGTCATCCTCATTGGTGAGGTGCGCTCGCGTGAAACCATGGACCACGCCATCGCCTTCGCCGAAACCGGCCACCTGTGCCTGTGTACATTGCACGCCAACAACGCCAACCAGGCCCTCGACCGGATCATCCACTTCTTCCCCGCCGACCGGCACCAGCAACTGTGGATGGACCTGTCACTGAACCTGCGCGCCATGGTCGCCCAGCAACTGGTGCCGACACCAGACGGCGACGGCCGCCGCGCCTGTCTCGAAATCATGATCAACACCCCGCTGATGGCGGACCTGATCCGCAAAGGCGAAGTGCACAAGATGAAGGAACTGATGAAACGCTCCACCGAGCAGGGCATGCAGACCTTCGATCAGGCCCTGTACGAACTCTACGACCGCGGCGAGATCACCTACGAAGACGCACTGTCTCACGCCGACTCCGCCAACGACCTGCGCCTGATGATCAAGCTCAAGTCCGAGTCCGACGCCGAGTACCTCAACAGCGCCGCCGACGAATTGAGCCTCGCCAGCGATACCGAAAGCGGTGGCGGCCCGCGTATTTACTAA
- the proC gene encoding pyrroline-5-carboxylate reductase, whose protein sequence is MSEHKMVFIGGAGNMAGAVIGGMVASGYPAANIMATGRDEQKLRDFVARTGVRGSTDNLTAIRDADVIVLSVKPQVMKELCETIASDVSARKPLVITLAAGIPLAAYQRWLGAGVPIIRAMPNTPALVGTGVTGLYAGEGVTNEHKSVATQMADAVGIALWVEEESGIDQVIAVSGSGPAYYFQFMESMIDAAEKAGMKREDAARLTLQTALGAAKLAVASQVDVAQLKRNVMSPNGTTERAIKRFEEGGLPKLVAQAMRDCAARAAEMAQELDK, encoded by the coding sequence ATGTCTGAACACAAAATGGTCTTTATCGGCGGCGCCGGCAATATGGCCGGTGCGGTGATCGGTGGCATGGTGGCGAGTGGCTACCCGGCGGCCAATATCATGGCGACCGGTCGCGACGAGCAGAAGCTCCGGGATTTCGTCGCGCGCACCGGAGTGCGCGGCAGCACCGATAACCTTACCGCCATCCGCGACGCCGATGTGATCGTGCTGTCGGTCAAGCCCCAGGTAATGAAGGAACTGTGCGAAACCATCGCGTCCGATGTGAGTGCTCGCAAACCTCTGGTGATCACGCTTGCCGCGGGCATTCCATTGGCGGCCTATCAGCGCTGGCTGGGCGCGGGCGTGCCGATCATCCGCGCCATGCCGAATACCCCGGCGCTGGTGGGCACCGGGGTGACCGGGCTCTATGCCGGTGAAGGGGTCACCAATGAACACAAGTCCGTGGCCACGCAGATGGCGGACGCGGTGGGCATCGCCCTGTGGGTGGAGGAAGAATCCGGCATCGACCAGGTGATCGCGGTGTCCGGTTCCGGTCCAGCCTACTATTTCCAGTTTATGGAATCCATGATCGATGCCGCCGAAAAGGCCGGCATGAAACGGGAAGACGCTGCGCGCCTTACCTTGCAAACCGCTCTGGGCGCAGCGAAACTTGCGGTGGCCAGCCAGGTGGACGTGGCGCAACTGAAGCGCAATGTGATGTCACCGAACGGCACCACCGAGCGCGCGATCAAGCGTTTTGAGGAGGGGGGGCTGCCGAAGCTGGTGGCTCAGGCAATGCGGGATTGCGCGGCGCGCGCCGCGGAAATGGCACAAGAACTCGATAAGTAA
- the rdgB gene encoding RdgB/HAM1 family non-canonical purine NTP pyrophosphatase: protein MDKIVLASGNAGKLKEFSLLFSGWQIAVLPQSEFITEEADETGLSFIENALIKARHASRASSLPALADDSGLAVDALGGAPGIYSARYAGAGASDADNNAKLLEALEGVPAELRSASFHCALAFVRTPEDPVPLVCTARWQGLIVDRPAGDQGFGYDPLFYVPSEKLTSAQLSRETKNRLSHRARAVKKFEQMWREEMVLPERQQHAVSGKTMI from the coding sequence ATGGATAAAATCGTCCTCGCCAGTGGCAACGCGGGCAAGCTGAAAGAATTTTCTCTGCTTTTCTCTGGCTGGCAGATTGCGGTACTGCCGCAATCGGAATTCATCACCGAAGAAGCGGATGAAACTGGCCTCAGTTTTATCGAGAATGCGCTGATCAAGGCGCGTCACGCCAGTCGTGCCAGCAGTCTGCCGGCGCTGGCGGACGATTCCGGACTGGCGGTGGATGCGCTCGGCGGCGCACCGGGCATCTACTCCGCGCGCTATGCGGGCGCCGGGGCCAGCGATGCCGACAACAACGCCAAGCTGCTGGAAGCCCTGGAGGGTGTGCCGGCTGAATTGCGCTCAGCCAGTTTCCACTGTGCGCTTGCATTTGTACGCACGCCAGAGGACCCGGTACCTCTGGTGTGCACCGCGCGCTGGCAGGGGTTGATTGTGGATCGGCCCGCGGGCGATCAGGGGTTTGGCTACGACCCACTGTTTTATGTGCCCTCAGAAAAACTCACGTCTGCGCAGCTGTCGCGGGAAACTAAAAATCGTCTCAGCCATCGCGCCCGCGCTGTGAAAAAATTCGAACAGATGTGGCGCGAGGAAATGGTGCTGCCGGAGCGACAGCAGCACGCCGTCTCCGGCAAGACGATGATCTGA
- a CDS encoding DUF4426 domain-containing protein has product MKRLYAAFISIALLLWAAAAAAQGAKTIENHQDFGDYRVTYSVFNSDFISPEIARHYNLVRADDRAFVNISVSKKGETKGASAGVSGNATNLIQQSRSLEFQEIRDQDAVYYLAPFRFDHEENLTFNIDLVLPDGSTQELTFRRQLHKN; this is encoded by the coding sequence GTGAAACGTCTGTATGCTGCATTTATTTCCATAGCACTGCTGTTGTGGGCAGCCGCAGCGGCGGCGCAGGGTGCGAAAACCATCGAGAACCATCAGGATTTCGGTGATTACCGGGTCACCTACTCGGTGTTCAACAGCGACTTCATCTCCCCAGAAATCGCCCGGCACTACAATCTGGTGCGTGCCGATGATCGGGCCTTTGTGAATATTTCCGTGAGCAAGAAAGGCGAAACCAAGGGTGCAAGCGCGGGGGTTTCCGGCAATGCGACCAATCTGATTCAGCAGTCGCGATCACTGGAGTTTCAGGAAATCCGCGATCAGGATGCGGTTTATTACCTGGCGCCATTCCGCTTTGATCACGAGGAAAATCTCACCTTCAATATCGATCTGGTGCTGCCCGATGGCAGTACCCAGGAGCTCACCTTCCGCCGCCAGTTACACAAGAACTGA
- a CDS encoding YggT family protein — protein MVSTFSNIGVFILATLGILFLFAVLLRFMLQLARADFYNPISQGIVKITNPLLRPLRKIVPGLFGIDMASLVLALLVGWVMIMGAGILAGAGMLNPLSALLWSLLGCLMTLIAILFVGMLISIVVSWVAPHSSNPALVLLRQLLEPVYAPVRKIIPPLGVIDISPIFVFILLTVADKLLTGFAQSARMPQLVYNLFWHIPF, from the coding sequence ATGGTCAGCACCTTCAGTAACATCGGCGTATTCATTCTCGCCACCCTCGGAATCCTGTTTCTGTTTGCGGTGCTGCTGCGCTTTATGCTGCAGTTGGCGCGGGCGGATTTTTACAATCCGATTTCCCAGGGCATCGTCAAAATTACCAACCCCCTTCTGCGTCCGCTGCGCAAGATTGTCCCCGGTCTGTTCGGTATCGACATGGCATCTCTGGTGCTCGCACTGCTGGTGGGCTGGGTGATGATTATGGGCGCGGGCATCCTCGCCGGCGCCGGGATGTTGAACCCGCTGTCGGCACTGCTGTGGTCCCTGCTCGGTTGCCTGATGACACTGATCGCCATCCTCTTTGTGGGGATGCTGATTTCCATTGTGGTGAGCTGGGTTGCCCCTCACAGCAGCAATCCCGCACTGGTGCTGCTGCGGCAGCTGCTGGAGCCGGTGTATGCGCCGGTGCGCAAGATTATCCCGCCGCTGGGGGTGATTGATATCAGCCCGATCTTTGTGTTCATTCTGCTCACGGTGGCGGACAAGCTGCTGACCGGCTTTGCCCAGAGCGCGCGTATGCCGCAACTCGTGTACAACCTGTTCTGGCACATACCTTTCTGA
- a CDS encoding YggS family pyridoxal phosphate-dependent enzyme: protein MRKGSIAENLNSVTERIVTACRFCDRQADAVTLLAVSKTRPAADLRTAYGAGQRHFGENYLQEALDKQEALTDLDIVWHFIGPLQSNKTRDVAAHFHWLHTVDRLKVARRLSEQRPGGLPPLNICLQVNIDNEDSKSGVSPEELPALAAAVAALPNLSLRGLMAIPAPRGETGDQRVPFRRLAALLEQLRVQLPAQPLDTLSMGMSGDMEAAIFSGATIVRIGTDIFGVRK, encoded by the coding sequence ATGCGCAAAGGGTCTATCGCCGAAAACCTCAATTCCGTGACTGAGCGGATTGTCACAGCCTGCCGGTTTTGTGACCGGCAGGCGGATGCCGTTACTCTGCTGGCGGTGTCGAAAACCCGTCCGGCAGCGGACCTGCGTACCGCTTATGGCGCCGGTCAGCGCCATTTCGGTGAGAACTATCTGCAGGAGGCGCTGGATAAACAGGAAGCGCTTACAGATCTGGACATTGTGTGGCATTTCATCGGCCCACTGCAGTCCAACAAGACCCGGGATGTGGCGGCGCATTTTCACTGGTTGCACACGGTGGACCGCCTCAAGGTTGCCCGGCGTCTGTCTGAGCAGCGCCCCGGCGGGTTGCCGCCGCTCAATATCTGCCTGCAGGTGAATATCGATAACGAAGACAGCAAGTCCGGGGTCAGTCCGGAGGAATTACCGGCGCTGGCCGCGGCGGTGGCGGCATTGCCAAACCTGAGTTTACGGGGCTTGATGGCGATTCCGGCGCCGCGCGGTGAGACTGGGGACCAGCGGGTCCCGTTCCGGCGACTGGCGGCACTGCTGGAACAGTTGCGAGTCCAGCTGCCGGCGCAACCGCTGGACACCCTGTCCATGGGCATGTCCGGAGATATGGAGGCGGCGATATTCAGCGGCGCCACCATCGTACGTATAGGTACCGATATCTTCGGGGTCCGGAAATAG
- the metX gene encoding homoserine O-succinyltransferase MetX gives MRKILTTEARSPNSAFPANSVGIVEPQSHTFPGPFKLACGRVLDEYTLMYETYGTLNADKSNGVLICHALSGHHHAAGYHSENDKRPGWWDHYIGPGKPIDTNKFFVVALNNLGGCHGSTGPASINPATGNVWGPDFPPLRARDWVHSQAQLADLLGIRQWAAVVGGSLGGMQAMRWSLEYPARLRHCVVIASAMKLSAQNIAFNETARQAITSDPDFRDGRYLEENTLPRHGLAVARMIGHITYLSDDGLGKKFGRELRSGTFEQGVEELVEFQVQSYLRHQGDSFSGSFDPNTYILMTRALDYFDLAREYEDDPVKAFSHARCKFLLVSFTSDWRFAPERSREIADALMHANVPVTYAEVESPMGHDAFLLPNERYEKVFAAYMNNVAREVNAEVTA, from the coding sequence ATGCGAAAGATTTTGACCACGGAAGCGCGATCCCCCAATTCAGCATTTCCGGCCAACTCGGTCGGTATCGTCGAGCCGCAAAGCCACACCTTTCCCGGGCCATTCAAGCTTGCCTGCGGCCGGGTGCTGGACGAATACACCCTGATGTATGAAACCTACGGCACACTCAACGCCGACAAAAGCAACGGTGTGCTGATCTGTCATGCACTTTCCGGGCATCACCACGCGGCGGGTTACCACAGCGAAAATGACAAACGCCCGGGCTGGTGGGATCACTATATCGGCCCCGGCAAGCCTATCGACACAAACAAATTCTTCGTGGTGGCGCTGAACAATCTCGGTGGCTGCCACGGTTCCACCGGCCCCGCGTCCATCAATCCGGCTACCGGTAACGTCTGGGGACCGGATTTCCCGCCATTGCGCGCGCGGGACTGGGTGCACAGCCAGGCGCAGCTGGCGGACCTGCTGGGAATCCGGCAGTGGGCGGCGGTGGTGGGTGGCAGCCTCGGCGGCATGCAGGCGATGCGCTGGTCGCTGGAGTATCCCGCGCGGCTGCGCCACTGCGTGGTGATCGCCTCGGCGATGAAACTGTCCGCACAGAATATCGCGTTCAACGAGACCGCCCGTCAGGCCATCACGTCTGATCCGGATTTTCGTGACGGTCGCTATCTGGAAGAAAATACCCTGCCGCGCCATGGTCTGGCGGTAGCGCGCATGATTGGGCACATTACCTATCTGTCCGACGATGGTCTGGGAAAGAAATTCGGGCGTGAACTGCGCTCGGGGACTTTCGAACAGGGCGTGGAGGAACTGGTGGAATTTCAGGTGCAGAGTTATCTGCGGCACCAGGGCGACTCCTTCTCCGGCAGCTTTGATCCGAACACCTATATCCTGATGACCCGTGCGCTGGATTATTTTGATCTGGCCCGTGAGTACGAGGACGACCCGGTAAAGGCGTTCTCCCACGCCCGCTGCAAATTCCTGCTGGTGTCATTTACCTCCGACTGGCGCTTTGCACCGGAGCGCTCGCGGGAAATCGCCGATGCCTTGATGCACGCGAATGTACCGGTTACCTACGCGGAGGTGGAATCGCCCATGGGCCACGATGCCTTCCTGCTGCCCAATGAGCGTTATGAAAAAGTATTTGCCGCATATATGAATAATGTTGCCCGTGAAGTAAACGCGGAGGTGACGGCATGA
- a CDS encoding SDR family oxidoreductase has product MKPTALITGGSRGIGAATAILLAHKGYDICISYRERSAEASLVMEACNALGVKAIAVQADISREADVVQLFAEMDQQLGSLTALINNAGMLLTQTRVESMTAERINRILQTNVTGTLLCCREAIRRMSPRNGGSGGTIVNISSGAARSGSPDEYVDYAASKGAVDTLTIGLSKEVAGDGIRVNAVRPGFIATDMHADGGEPDRIARLTPRIPLARGGQPEEVASAIAWLLDEATYSTGAFIDVTGGL; this is encoded by the coding sequence GTGAAACCAACAGCCCTCATTACTGGAGGCAGTCGCGGTATCGGCGCGGCGACTGCGATACTGCTGGCCCATAAAGGTTATGACATCTGTATCAGCTATCGCGAACGATCCGCTGAAGCCAGTCTTGTCATGGAAGCCTGCAATGCGCTTGGCGTAAAAGCGATTGCGGTACAGGCAGACATTTCCCGCGAAGCGGATGTGGTGCAATTGTTTGCGGAGATGGACCAGCAACTGGGATCGCTTACCGCACTGATCAACAACGCCGGCATGCTGTTGACACAGACTCGTGTCGAAAGCATGACTGCCGAGCGCATCAACCGCATCCTGCAGACGAATGTCACCGGTACCCTCCTCTGTTGTCGCGAGGCGATTCGACGTATGTCCCCTCGGAATGGCGGTAGTGGCGGAACCATCGTCAACATATCCTCCGGTGCCGCCCGCAGCGGTTCACCCGATGAATATGTGGACTACGCAGCGAGCAAGGGCGCGGTAGATACTCTGACCATTGGCCTTAGCAAAGAGGTGGCCGGTGACGGAATTCGGGTCAATGCGGTGCGCCCCGGATTTATCGCCACAGACATGCACGCCGATGGTGGCGAGCCCGATCGCATAGCGCGACTGACGCCACGTATTCCTCTGGCACGGGGCGGACAACCCGAAGAGGTCGCGTCGGCGATCGCCTGGCTGCTCGACGAAGCGACCTATTCTACCGGGGCATTTATTGATGTAACCGGGGGGCTTTAA
- a CDS encoding LysE family translocator produces MTFFSALTLFGTMIILAVIPGPGVFAVVARSAKGGPVHGVLTSVGIVLGDYVFIALCLSGLAYIADVMGGAFVALKFLGAAYLIWMGVSLMRTRRHTGPSPETESQSSGYGSLLLGLTTTLGNPKAILFYLSFFPAFLPMHAITAMDALTIFAVTALAVGGVMLFYVWITVRAKNLLLGNPEARYLNVFGGGILITSGLWMAMRTS; encoded by the coding sequence ATGACTTTTTTCAGTGCCCTTACCCTTTTCGGAACTATGATCATTCTCGCCGTGATTCCCGGTCCCGGCGTATTTGCGGTGGTCGCCCGCTCCGCCAAAGGTGGCCCCGTCCACGGTGTGTTGACGTCGGTGGGTATCGTGCTCGGCGACTATGTGTTTATTGCCCTGTGTCTTTCAGGGCTCGCATATATAGCGGATGTGATGGGTGGCGCCTTTGTGGCACTGAAATTTCTCGGCGCCGCCTATCTGATTTGGATGGGCGTCAGCCTGATGCGAACCCGTCGCCACACCGGCCCCAGCCCTGAAACCGAATCCCAAAGCTCAGGTTATGGCAGCCTGCTGCTCGGACTCACCACCACGCTGGGCAACCCAAAGGCGATTCTCTTTTACCTGAGTTTTTTCCCGGCATTTCTGCCCATGCATGCAATCACCGCAATGGACGCCCTCACCATATTCGCCGTCACGGCGCTCGCCGTGGGTGGCGTCATGCTGTTTTATGTATGGATCACCGTACGGGCCAAAAACTTACTGTTGGGGAATCCCGAAGCACGCTATCTGAATGTATTCGGTGGCGGCATCCTGATTACCAGTGGCCTCTGGATGGCGATGCGCACTAGCTGA
- a CDS encoding dynamin family protein, producing the protein MEDATLRKHIADYDRWKKGLDAQFNRFSHWLEEHFPNSAGARQVVQQARQLLVDDQFTVALVGEFSRGKTELINALLSHTYGKRLLPSRPGRTTMCPTEIFSDGTPQASVRLLPIETLATNTSLESFRRIPQKWVSFDFDPDDADATRDALMKVASTKAVTPEEAARYGFDRRHLDGNGNLVQIPAWRYALISLPHPLLAQGLRIIDTPGLNALGNEPELTLSTLPGAQAVAFLLSADAGVSGTDLNMWETHLVPLKEHRGTAVMALLNKIDVLWDDPDEDCEQMLRKMRSEVSKLLDLPQESVVGVSAKKALLARAERDPALLQQSRFGDFEQLLVQRLMDHRQKVANHRSLHQALMLMADTRDLLKRRLNSGRATLEHLKRHGATSPEQVEELKQLHQTAKEQHKYCHQELLMLKSSQRMLARQRASLLAPVSSQQLQQLIDETRQALHERWSPLGLARAIDGFMGGVEHQLSNLEREVDQANRLVDAIYDRSSLNNITTAEHHFNVGSFRAALRGLHRQAAQLRRSPQLLLARRNRLTERFVATLANEVGRVYSQMISAVDGWLEQVLEPLKQHVQYQKHLLNRHLIKLTELKQKTQSKRTDLRALEEELLRNHSALGGLEDLLKQTQSPPQPIPPAPVASNVTPLKAPAHS; encoded by the coding sequence ATGGAAGATGCGACCTTGCGCAAGCACATTGCCGACTACGACCGGTGGAAAAAGGGTCTCGATGCCCAGTTCAACCGCTTCAGCCATTGGCTGGAGGAACACTTCCCCAACTCCGCGGGCGCCCGCCAAGTGGTACAGCAGGCGCGCCAGTTGCTGGTGGACGATCAGTTTACGGTGGCGCTGGTGGGGGAGTTCTCGCGCGGCAAGACCGAACTGATCAACGCGCTGCTGTCCCACACCTACGGTAAACGTTTGCTGCCATCGCGCCCGGGACGCACCACCATGTGCCCCACGGAAATCTTCAGCGATGGCACTCCGCAGGCGTCGGTGCGTCTGCTGCCCATCGAGACCCTCGCCACCAATACCAGCCTCGAGAGTTTCCGCCGTATCCCCCAGAAGTGGGTCAGCTTCGACTTTGACCCGGATGACGCCGATGCCACCCGCGACGCGCTGATGAAGGTGGCCTCAACCAAGGCAGTGACCCCGGAAGAGGCGGCGCGCTATGGTTTCGACCGCCGCCATCTGGACGGCAATGGCAACCTGGTGCAGATTCCCGCCTGGCGCTATGCGCTGATTTCCCTGCCGCACCCGCTGTTGGCCCAGGGCCTGCGTATCATCGATACGCCGGGACTGAACGCGCTGGGCAACGAGCCGGAACTGACGCTCTCTACTCTGCCCGGCGCCCAGGCGGTCGCTTTCCTGCTCTCCGCCGATGCCGGTGTCAGTGGTACGGACCTGAATATGTGGGAAACCCACCTGGTGCCACTCAAGGAGCATCGCGGCACCGCGGTGATGGCGCTGCTGAACAAGATCGATGTGCTGTGGGATGACCCGGACGAAGATTGCGAACAAATGCTGCGCAAAATGCGCTCGGAAGTGAGCAAGCTGCTGGATCTTCCGCAGGAGAGTGTGGTCGGCGTCTCCGCCAAGAAGGCCCTGCTGGCCCGGGCCGAGCGCGATCCGGCGCTGTTGCAGCAGAGCCGCTTCGGTGATTTCGAACAATTGCTGGTGCAGCGTCTGATGGACCATCGCCAGAAGGTGGCCAACCACCGCTCATTGCACCAGGCGTTGATGCTGATGGCGGATACCCGCGACCTGTTGAAGCGCCGCCTGAACAGCGGTCGCGCGACCCTCGAACACCTGAAGCGCCACGGCGCGACCAGCCCCGAGCAGGTCGAGGAACTGAAACAACTGCACCAGACCGCCAAGGAACAGCACAAGTACTGCCACCAGGAACTGCTGATGCTCAAATCCAGCCAGCGTATGCTGGCCCGCCAGCGCGCGTCGCTGCTGGCACCGGTATCCAGCCAGCAGCTGCAGCAACTGATCGACGAGACCCGTCAGGCCCTGCACGAGCGCTGGTCGCCGCTGGGGCTGGCGCGCGCCATCGACGGATTTATGGGCGGAGTGGAGCACCAGTTGTCCAACCTCGAGCGGGAGGTGGATCAGGCCAATCGGCTGGTGGACGCCATCTACGACCGTTCCAGCCTGAACAACATCACCACCGCTGAGCACCATTTCAATGTCGGCAGTTTCCGCGCTGCGCTGCGTGGCCTGCACCGGCAGGCCGCGCAGTTGCGCCGCTCACCACAGTTGCTTCTCGCGCGTCGCAACAGACTGACGGAGCGTTTTGTGGCGACGTTGGCGAATGAAGTGGGGCGGGTATACAGCCAGATGATTTCTGCGGTGGACGGTTGGCTGGAGCAGGTGCTGGAGCCGCTGAAGCAGCATGTGCAGTACCAGAAACACTTGTTGAACCGCCACCTGATCAAGCTGACGGAGTTGAAGCAGAAGACCCAGAGCAAGCGCACCGACCTGCGCGCGCTGGAGGAAGAATTGCTGCGCAACCACAGTGCACTGGGAGGGTTGGAAGATCTGCTCAAACAGACCCAGAGCCCGCCGCAACCCATACCGCCCGCGCCGGTGGCCAGCAATGTGACTCCGCTCAAGGCGCCCGCACACTCGTAA
- a CDS encoding type IV pilus twitching motility protein PilT, producing the protein MDITELLAFSAKQNASDLHLSAGLPPMIRVDGDVRRINLPPMEHKQVHGLIYEIMNDKQRKDYEEFLETDFSFEVPGVARFRVNAFNHNRGAGAVFRTIPSKVLTMEDLGMGQVFKQISDTPRGLVLVTGPTGSGKSTTLAAMIDYINDNKYEHILTIEDPIEFVHESKKCLVNQREVHRDTHGFAEALRSALREDPDIILVGEMRDLETIRLALTAAETGHLVFGTLHTTSAAKTIDRVVDVFPAQEKAMVRSMLSESLQAVISQTLLKRNGGGRVAAHEIMRGTPAIRNLIREDKIAQMYSAIQTGASVGMQTMDQCLQDLVERRVISREVAREKAKMPENF; encoded by the coding sequence ATGGACATTACAGAACTCCTCGCCTTCAGCGCCAAGCAGAACGCCTCCGACTTGCACCTCTCCGCCGGCCTGCCGCCCATGATCCGGGTGGACGGCGACGTCCGCCGTATCAACCTGCCGCCCATGGAGCACAAGCAGGTACACGGCCTGATCTACGAGATCATGAACGACAAGCAGCGCAAAGATTACGAAGAGTTCCTCGAAACCGACTTCTCCTTCGAAGTCCCCGGCGTCGCCCGTTTCCGTGTCAACGCCTTCAACCACAACCGCGGCGCCGGCGCCGTGTTCCGTACCATTCCCTCCAAGGTACTCACCATGGAAGACCTGGGAATGGGCCAGGTGTTCAAGCAGATCTCCGACACCCCCCGCGGACTGGTTCTCGTCACCGGACCCACCGGTTCCGGTAAGTCCACCACCCTGGCGGCGATGATCGACTACATCAACGACAACAAGTACGAACACATCCTCACCATCGAGGACCCGATCGAATTCGTACACGAATCCAAGAAATGCCTGGTCAACCAGCGGGAAGTCCACCGCGACACCCACGGCTTCGCCGAAGCCCTGCGCTCCGCCCTGCGTGAAGACCCGGACATCATTCTTGTGGGTGAGATGCGCGACCTCGAAACCATCCGCCTGGCGCTGACCGCCGCGGAAACCGGTCACCTCGTCTTCGGCACCCTGCATACCACCTCCGCCGCCAAAACCATCGACCGGGTGGTGGACGTATTCCCCGCACAGGAAAAAGCCATGGTGCGTTCCATGCTGTCGGAATCCCTGCAGGCGGTAATCTCCCAAACCCTGCTCAAACGCAACGGCGGCGGCCGTGTCGCCGCCCACGAAATCATGCGCGGCACCCCGGCGATCCGTAACCTGATCCGCGAAGACAAAATCGCGCAGATGTACTCCGCCATCCAGACCGGTGCCAGCGTCGGCATGCAGACCATGGACCAGTGCCTGCAGGATCTGGTAGAGCGGCGTGTCATCAGTCGCGAAGTAGCGCGCGAGAAGGCGAAAATGCCGGAAAATTTCTGA